From the genome of Mesorhizobium shangrilense:
TGGCGTTCGCCACGCGACACGCCCCGGTATTTCAGGCCGAGCGCAACATTGTCCAGAACGCTGGCCCAGGGCAGCAAGGTGTCCTTCTGGAACACCACGCCACGATCGCCGCCTGGCGCGACGATCTCTTTTCCGTCCAGCGTGATCGAGCCTTCGCTGAGCGGCAGGAAGCCGGCGATCGCGTTGAGCAATGTCGACTTGCCGCATCCGGAAGCACCGACCGCGACGACGATGGAGTCTGGAGCGATGTCGAGCGAGACGTGATCGAGCGCGTGCACCTCCTGGCCGTCCGAGGCTGGAAAGGTGACGCTGGCGTCGCGGATTCGAAGCATGGTGGCCTCCGGGCTGGCTGGGTTTTCCCCAGCCAGCCGAGTTTCTTTCAGGGATTTCAGTTCGAGGCCTTGGCGGCATCCGCATATTGCGGATCGGCGGCTGAGGCGTAGCTGTCCTTGATGGTGGTGATCTTCTTCTGGTCCTTCAGGAAGCCCGCCGTATCCTTGAGGATTTTCGCAACGGCGCTCTTGTCGCCGCCGCCCAGCCATTTGTCGGACGCCTGCTCGTCAAGCGGCGGAACGACCGTCGTCTTCAGCTGCTCCGAATTCTCGGCCGCCGTGCCGCCCTGCAATTTCGCGATCGCCTTGGCGTTCTCGGACTCCGGCCCCCAGCCTGCCGGGTTGCTCAGATAGGACGTGGTGTAGCCGTCGATCAGCCGGACATACTGGCCGAGGAAGTCGGGATTGGCCTTGGCGAATTTGCCGGTCACAACCAGCGCGCTGAAGGTCGGCGCGCCGCGATCGGCGACCTGGCCGGCGGTGAGCAGGACCTTGCCGTTCTTCTTGAGCTCGGAGAGTGCCGGATCCCAGACGAAGGCGCCATCGATGTCGCCGCGCTTCCAGGCCGCGACGATCTCGGGTTGCGGAATGGCGATGACCTGGGTTTCCTTCTCGGAAATACCTTCCTGCTTGAGCACGGCGAGAAGCTGGTAATGGTCGGTCGAGACGGGCGCCGCTGCAAGCTTCTTGCCGCGCAAATCGGCCGGCGACTTGATATCGGGCCGCACCACCAGGGCCTCGCCGTCACGCGAGACCGAGGAGATGTAGAACGCCTTCACGTCGATGCCCTTGCTGACGGCCGCGGCGAACGGGCTCGATCCGACATCGCCGATCTGGACATCGCCGGATGCGATTGCCGCGAAGATGTCGGCACCGGAATTGAAGCGGCGGAATTCGATGTTCCAGCCGGTCTTCTTGGCAAGATCGCCATTGGCGATGCCGAGATTATAAGGGTTGGCGCCGGTCTGGTAGGCGATGACGACTTTCTTCTCGTCGGCATGTGCCACAGCGGATGTGGCCGCCAGGGCAAGCCCGACAAGGGCAGCGGAAATCAGTTTTCGCATGGGATCCTAATCCTTTGAACAGAGGGCACAGCCTCGATTGCCAGCCCTGATCGAGGGGCCGAGAATTAAAGTCCACTAATATTATAGACTTAGACAGAAATGAAATTCCGAAAACCGGCGCATGATTGAAAAAGAAATCAACCCAGGCCGTCACCTTGCGGCATGCACACGCAAATTGCGCCGGGCGCGGCCTGGAGGAAGCCATGTCGGACGCAGATCCATGCGACACCGGCGGTCGCGCCGCACGAGCGAGATTTGACGGTCGCCTTCCATCTTCCCGGGACATTCGCGCGTTTTTTTTGGAGATATTTTTATGGGATGTCGAAATCGCGGATCGGCCGGCGTTCTTGGGCTATCGATATCAAACCGTGGGGCCGACTTGATGAATTTTCCCATTACCTCTCTTTACGCGATCCCACATGTGCTCCCCTTGGCCGAGGGTCATGACGCTGGGCCGCTTTGGCTCCATGCCGCCGGCGCGCTGCTCGTGGCGCTTGCTGTCGCGGCACCCCTTCGCACCTGACACCCCCCGAAAACTGCTCAACACAGGAGACTGACATGCAGTATATGGCGCTGATCTACAGCGACCCTTCGCTCGAGCCCGCCTATGGCTCGCCTGAATTCGAGGCCATGATGAAAGACTACTTCGCCTTCGACAAGGCCTTGAGGGCGGCGGGCGCCCATGTGGCGGGCGAAGAACTGACGGGTGTCGAGACGGCCACCAGCCTGAAGATTCGCAACGGCAAGGTGGAGACCATGGACGGTCCCTTCGCCGAGACCAAGGAACGCCTTGGCGGGTTCTACATCTTCGATGTTCCCGACCTCGACGCCGCCTTGCGCTTCGCCGCCATGATCCCGTCGGCGCCCTATGGGACGATCGAGGTGCGGCCGGTGATGAAACACAACTCCTGATGCCGGCAGCCGTCCCCGACCATGGATCTGTTTCTCGCGCCATCGAGGCGCTGGTGCGGACGGATCGGGGGCGGCTTCTGTCGGCACTGATCGCCCGGCTGAAGAATTTTCAGCTGGCCGAGGATGCGCTGCAGGACGCGCTGGCCTCGGCGGTGGTGCATTGGGGCCGGGCGGGCCTGCCCGCCTCGCCCCTGGGCTGGCTGCTGAAGGCCGCGATGCGCAAGGCGATCGACCGCTTGCGCAAATCGGCCCGTGAAAACAGCAAGGCCGCCGAGATCGCTCTGCTCTCTGTCGCGGAAGCGGCGGAGACCACCACCGAGGAAATACCCGACGAGCGCCTGCGTCTGATCTTCACCTGCTGCCACCCGGCGCTGGAACCAAAGACCCGGGTCGCGCTGACCCTGCGCACCTTGGGCGGGCTGAGCACGGCCGAAATTGCTTGCGCTTTCCTCGACAACGAAACCACGATGGGCCAGCGCCTGTCGCGGGCGCGCACAAGGATACTCGCCGCAGGCATCCCCTATGTCGTACCCCAACCGGAGGCCTGGTCTGAACGGCTGCAATCCGTGCTGACGGTTGTCTATCTCATCTTCAACCAGGGCTATTCCGGCCCAGACGAGCATCGGGCACGGCGGCTGAGCGAAGAAGCCATCTATCTTGCCCGCATGTTGAATGATCTCAGTCCCGGCCATGCCGAAATCGAAGGGCTGCTGGCGCTGATGCTGATCACCGAAGCGCGCCGCGCGGCGCGGCTGGATGCCGGCGGGACCAGCGTTCCCATCGCCTTGCAGGACCGAGAGCTCCGGTATGGCGCCCGGATTGCCGAAGGATTGGGACTGCTCGATGTCGCGGTGGCGCGCCGCGCCGCTGGGCCGTTTCAGGTCAAGGCGGCGATTGCCGCCTTGCATGCCCAGTCGGAACCGCCCGACTGGATGCAGATCGTCCTGCTCTACGACAGCCTGTTGCGGATGGAACCGACCCCCGTGGTGCGGTTGAACCGCGCGGTGGCGCTGGCGGAAGCCGGCGCGCTGGAGGCTGCCTTGTGCGTGCTGGGTTCGCTCGGTCCCGTGCTTGCAACCTATCAGCCCTTTCATGCGGCGCATGCCGAACTGCTGTCCCGCTCGGGCCAGACCGATGCAGCCCGTGCCGCCTATAATCGTGCGATTGAGCTCGCGTCCAACCCATCCGACGCGGCCTTTCTCACGTGTCGCCGGGACCTGGTCGCGCACCAGGCCGTGGAGGGAACGGCCAACTGATGCCGAAGGATCGGGAAGGATTTGACTTTCCTCGGCTTTTCGAAATGTTCCGGCCCGACGGCATACCACAGTTCAACCTGCCTGCTTTGTTTCGACAACTGGAGGTATGCATGCGGATGCTTGCTGACAGAGCAAGAATTGGTCGCAAATATCTGCGGTGCGCTGTCGAGCCGAGAGCCTCGTACAATTTTCCCAACCCAACTCGCGGCTAGATCAACGATGCAATGTTGATATCCAAGAGCAACGGGCGTCGGCCACGGCATGCCAGGAGGTGCTGTTTTCTGCAGCCTTTTCAATTGTTTAAACGTAAAATCCGCCACATCCGTTACATTTTTAAGCAAGGTTTCTACATTAACTAAATATTAACATTCCGCTTAACTTTCCAGGATTTTTACTTAGGGTACTTGGAAATAGGGCAATTCTTCAATGCGCGTACCTCTACAAGATTCTCAAAAGGATGAGGCCCCCACCAGCGGGCCGGATCCATTGAGGCAACGCGTGAAGTCTGCGGCTCATGAGACCTTCCATTATCCCCGCCCACATCGTCAGGCTTCGGCCGGGCGCACAAGCATGACGGGCACACAGCAAGACGCGGTTCCCTTCGAGGAGAGCCTTCCCGCTTTGCCAACCGTCACGCTTGGCGGGCTGCCGATCACGGTGATCGACCGGCAAAGCGCTGCCCTCCTGATGATGGCGGCGGCACGGGGGCACCTCGCCGGCAGCCGTCCCTACTATTTCACCTCCGCCAATGGCGATGTCATTGCCCAGGCGCGCGCCAATGCGGAAATCTCCGCGCTGTTCCGTACCGCCGACCAGATCTTCGCCGACGGTCA
Proteins encoded in this window:
- the tauA gene encoding taurine ABC transporter substrate-binding protein; the protein is MRKLISAALVGLALAATSAVAHADEKKVVIAYQTGANPYNLGIANGDLAKKTGWNIEFRRFNSGADIFAAIASGDVQIGDVGSSPFAAAVSKGIDVKAFYISSVSRDGEALVVRPDIKSPADLRGKKLAAAPVSTDHYQLLAVLKQEGISEKETQVIAIPQPEIVAAWKRGDIDGAFVWDPALSELKKNGKVLLTAGQVADRGAPTFSALVVTGKFAKANPDFLGQYVRLIDGYTTSYLSNPAGWGPESENAKAIAKLQGGTAAENSEQLKTTVVPPLDEQASDKWLGGGDKSAVAKILKDTAGFLKDQKKITTIKDSYASAADPQYADAAKASN
- a CDS encoding YciI family protein; amino-acid sequence: MQYMALIYSDPSLEPAYGSPEFEAMMKDYFAFDKALRAAGAHVAGEELTGVETATSLKIRNGKVETMDGPFAETKERLGGFYIFDVPDLDAALRFAAMIPSAPYGTIEVRPVMKHNS
- a CDS encoding RNA polymerase sigma factor, which produces MPAAVPDHGSVSRAIEALVRTDRGRLLSALIARLKNFQLAEDALQDALASAVVHWGRAGLPASPLGWLLKAAMRKAIDRLRKSARENSKAAEIALLSVAEAAETTTEEIPDERLRLIFTCCHPALEPKTRVALTLRTLGGLSTAEIACAFLDNETTMGQRLSRARTRILAAGIPYVVPQPEAWSERLQSVLTVVYLIFNQGYSGPDEHRARRLSEEAIYLARMLNDLSPGHAEIEGLLALMLITEARRAARLDAGGTSVPIALQDRELRYGARIAEGLGLLDVAVARRAAGPFQVKAAIAALHAQSEPPDWMQIVLLYDSLLRMEPTPVVRLNRAVALAEAGALEAALCVLGSLGPVLATYQPFHAAHAELLSRSGQTDAARAAYNRAIELASNPSDAAFLTCRRDLVAHQAVEGTAN